GTCGGTCACCACCACGTCCTCGAAGGCGGCCTCCAGCATCGACGCGGCGATGCGGCGGGCCCGCTCCTGCACCTTCTCCGCCGCCTTCACCATCGCCGAGCCGCCCACCACGAGGCTGCGACTCCCCCCGGTGCCGAAGCCCATCGGCGCGCTCGAGGTGTCGCCGTGGCGCACCACCACCTGGTCGAAGTCCACGCCCAGGTAGTCGGCGACGAGCTGCGCGAAGGAGGTCTCGTGGCCCTGCCCGTGCGCCGAGGCGCCGGTGAACGCGGTGACGGTGCCGCTCGGCTCCACGCGGATCATCGCACTCTCGTAGGGACCGAAGCCGCACATCTCCACGTAGCAGGCCATGCCGACGCCGAGCAGCTTGCGGTCGTTCTTCTCGATGCGCTGGCGCTGCTCGGCCCGCAGCGCGGGGTACTTCGACAGATCGAGGCTCTTGGCGAGCGCCTTCGCGTACTCGCCGCTGTCGTAGTTCTGCCCGGTGGGCGCCGCGTAGGGGAAGGCGCTCGGCGGGATGAAGTTCACCCGGCGAATCTCCTCCGGCGGCTTGCCCAGCTCGATCGCGATGCAGTCGACCAGCCGCTCGAGGTAGTAGGCGGCCTCGGGCCGTCCGGCGCCACGGTATGCGGCGACCGACGTGGTGTTGGTGAACACGCACGTGCTCTTCAGCTCGACGTTCTTCACCTGGTAGACGCCGACGCCCATCATCAAGGTCAGGTCGGGGATGAACGTGAAGACCGGATAGGCGCCGATGTTGGCCACCACGTGCATCCGCAGGCCCTGGATGCGACCGTCGGCGTCCACCGCCGCTTCGAGATCGGTCATCTGGGCGCGGCCGTGGGTGGTGCCGGTCATGTGCTCGACGCGGCTCTCGACCCAGCGCAGCGGCGTCCGCCGCAGCCGGGCCAGCGCCGCGACCACCACGTCCTCGGGATAGATGCCGAACTTCACCCCGAAGCCGCCGCCCACCTCGGGCGCGATCACCCGCACCTGGTTCTGCGGCATCTTGAGCGCGGAAGCGAGGCTGCCGCGCAGCACGTGGGGCGCCTGGTGGGTCGACCACACGGTGAGCCCGCCGCTCGCGAAGTCGGGCGCGGCCATGACCGCGCGCGTCTCCATCGGGATGCCGGACAGGCGCTGGCTGTTCATGCGCTGCTTGACGACCCGGTGCGCCGTGGCAAATGCCGCATCCGGATCGCCGGCCTTGATGGTGTTGGAGTGCTCGATGTTCTTGGGCGCGTCGT
This portion of the Candidatus Methylomirabilota bacterium genome encodes:
- a CDS encoding molybdopterin cofactor-binding domain-containing protein; protein product: MASKLLGAQVKRKEDPRLITGTSQYVGDIAMPGLQHVAFVRSPHAHARVRGIKSAAALKRPGVVAVVTGQELKPHTIPIPIAQASAEGGEVAEAQVGRQHYPLSVDRVRYVGEPVAAVIAMTAEAATDGAADVEVDWEPLSAVSDSFEAMAAGAPLLFDDAPKNIEHSNTIKAGDPDAAFATAHRVVKQRMNSQRLSGIPMETRAVMAAPDFASGGLTVWSTHQAPHVLRGSLASALKMPQNQVRVIAPEVGGGFGVKFGIYPEDVVVAALARLRRTPLRWVESRVEHMTGTTHGRAQMTDLEAAVDADGRIQGLRMHVVANIGAYPVFTFIPDLTLMMGVGVYQVKNVELKSTCVFTNTTSVAAYRGAGRPEAAYYLERLVDCIAIELGKPPEEIRRVNFIPPSAFPYAAPTGQNYDSGEYAKALAKSLDLSKYPALRAEQRQRIEKNDRKLLGVGMACYVEMCGFGPYESAMIRVEPSGTVTAFTGASAHGQGHETSFAQLVADYLGVDFDQVVVRHGDTSSAPMGFGTGGSRSLVVGGSAMVKAAEKVQERARRIAASMLEAAFEDVVVTDGQYHVKGAPAKSLALAQIAEKAYGEGLPPGMEPGLEATEYFRPPQLVYPFGAHVAVVEVDRDTGRIDLRSYVSVDDCGTRVSPMLVDGQVHGGIAQGVAQSLLEEVVYDSEGQLVTGSLMDYAIPRAEDLPFFVTDQTVTASPFNPLGAKGIGEAATIGSTPAIVNAVVDALRPFGVTNVDMPLTGEKVWRAMRRGGS